TAATACAGCCAAAAGACCAAAGAATTAAATTAAGCCCAATATATTAAGTGTCAGTTTATATGTACTGCTCTCATTTTTTTATTGGCTTATCCTCTGTCAAGGagacaaaatacaaaaattagtGTATCAATATTTCATATCTTCTTCATCAGGCCAAAGAAGGCAAATTCTTCTAATTTCCCTTTGTCAGAAACACCTGCCATTCATCACCCTTAGCAGTTATTTTCTACACATCTGAGTTCATTTTAACTTATTTGAATCAGATTCTCACCCTACACTGACATAGAATATCCCTCCGCCATATTTTAGGATCGCCCTTCTCCCAGCAGTATTACCCTAAATGCTCATTCAGGTATGACCAAATTGTTTCTCAAGTGTTTCCCACATCAGCttatttctgttacaaaacAGCGCTGATCAAACTGTTTGTTATCACTTCACAAGATTAAAACCTCGTACTCCTGCACTTGACTCTGTTTCTACAGGGTAATCTTGTTTCTTGTATAAATGTCCTTCCTCTGCCACAGCAATCCCTTAAGGGTTTTGGTATCAAAACATCCTATCGGTGTTactttcattaatgaaaattaacCAAGTCATCCTCCCTTCTCTTCAGGAGTACTACGTTCTCTCCTTCCCCAATAGCTTCTTACCACCTCATCTGCCAAGCTGCCTCTTCACTAGTTTCATATTTCACTAAAAAATGCAATCTACTAAATTCTTTTTATCTGGGGAATCAGGTATCTCTTAAAAGGGAACAGCAATACCAAAATATTGAGCCTCCCTTAAGCCTCAACAACGTTTTAGTCTCAATTGCAATGCCCTTGAAACACGTCAAGAAGTTTCTGAAAATCGGCATCCATCTGTAGTTTAGTATTCATTCCCAGCTATCACAAGATTCAGTAACTAGGTGTATGGAGTATGCTCTAATTCTACAAGGCATTCATGGTTAACAGCAAGCTGGGTgagaaagcagcatttcctcacCCATCATACCCTGAGTTATGTAACCCACCAGCTGCAGTGCACGCTCAGAGCATCAGCTCACAGCCAAAATGACTTCGCTGACCTGAAAGAACACTTTGAACTTCTGCTGTACCTCCCCCCACATGAACACATGAGATCTAACACTTTACTGTGGGTTATGTTGTTAGTTCATAtaggaaatgaaattaaaacatccCAGAGACAGGGGACAGCAAGTACACTCGACactatttccttttgttcctcACCAACAAGCACGTGTGATCCACACTTGACTCTGTAGCCATTTCACAAAACAGGGATGTTTATTGTTCCCCCACTGAGGCTGCACTTTCAGAATGCAGCTATGAATGCTGCACTTGAAGTTTTCCAGGAATACAATTTGTCCTTGCACACTTGGCATTACAGTTTTGGGAAAAGCAAGGATATCTTTCGGAAAGGCCCACTCTCAATGTGTGCCTGCTGAACTGTGATTCTCTTCCCCCCCAGCACATACTTAGCTCAGGAGTATTATGGAAATGAGGGCTTGTTTCCAAAATGGCATCcatctgttttggtttttttttagctcagacatttttaaaaaaacaaacaaaaccccagcatAACAGCCCTCGGTGTTGGGATGGAGATGGTTTGCCAGCTGATAAGGTTAGGAAATGCTGCATGTTTGCACAGCACCTCACAAGTGGGGCTTTAAAGTCTTACTGCAGAAAGATAGTTGATAAGCAAGTAAAACAACAGAAGCTGAGTCCCAAAGAACTCTTAACTGCCTGCGGTATGTTTACAAAAACGTACAAAACTGGTTATCTTCTGTAAGTAATTTTAGAGGAATCCTCAACACAACTGGTCAGCCTGTGTACACACACACTTGTGTAGTTATACATGGACCTGCAGAGGCCTTTCACAAGGGGAAACTTAAACAAGAGACAACGAGAAACTTCGTTATTCTCAtctggaatcacagaacggtttgggttagaagggaccgTAAAGATCATCGAGTTCCACCCTCCtaccacgggcagggacaccttctcctatcccaggctgctccaagccccgtccaacctggccttggacacttccagggatggggcagccacagcttctctgggcagcgggtaccagggcctccccaccctcacattgaagaacttcttcctaatatctaatctaaacctactcccTTTTAATTtgaacccattcccccttgtcctgccactccaggctcttgtccCCATCCTTTCTGTGAGTTCCCTTCAGCTACTAGAAGGCCtcaattaggtcaccccaaaacattctcctttccaggctgaacaatcccaattctctcagaATCTCTCGGAAGAATCCTAGTTCTTCTCAGGGTGGGGAATCACACCCCTCCTCAATCTCACTACGAACcaaaaccccagcacagccaacaCCGCAGCCGCCCCCCGGACCCGGACCCGAGCCGGCCGCAGGCCCCGGGGCGGAACACGGCGCTGCGTCACGACAGAGCCGCGTAACCACGGTGAGGGGCCGAgcgggagggggcggcggggccggcccggccTCACGGCGGTACCTGGAGCGGGTGCGCCTTGCTGAGGTGCATGTTGAGGGGCCGGGCTGTTGGGCAGCACCTTCCCGCAGCCGGGCACGGTGCACAGGATGTTGGTCCGCACTTGGGACAGCTCTGTCACCGAGGGCCGCACCAGCTCCCCGGCGGGCGGCACGTCCCTCACGGGCGCAGGGGGCCGCCCCAAGCCCCCGCCACgccgcccggccgccgccgccatgtTGCTGTCAGCTGCTCGGCCCCCGCTCCGCTTCCGGGGGCGGCCGCCAATCGGCGGCAGCGGCGCTGAATATTCATGAGGCACGtggcgcggccccgcccccgcccgccagcgccccgcggcggcggctgcgAGCGGTAGGGCCGAGCGCGGGCCCGTGCGCGCTCCCGCGGCACGAACCCGCACACTGCGCACCGGGAGCACCGGGACACGCGGGGCAACCGCGAGTGCCAGCCTGGGCACGGGACCCGGCCCCACGCACACCGCGCTCGGGCGGCTCCGCCGCACGGCCGAGAGGCTGCGTTTATTGTGTTGCACCGGGCAGTGGAGAGGCAGGCACTGATTTCTCTGCTGATCAGCGACAGGACACGAGGGAATAGCTGGAGCTCTGGCGGGAAGGTGAGGTTGGATATTAGCGaaaggttcttcatccagagCGTAGTTGGACATTAGAACAGATTTTCctgggaagtggtcacagcagcaggctgacagagctccaggagcaatttggaaaatgctctcaggcagagggtgggattgttggggtgccctgtgcagagccaggagctggacttgacAAGCCttatggatcccttccaactcagattTATGGATGTTGGAATCACCAACACAACGCAGAGGCTTTTCCCCTATAGCAGGTCAAGTTAAGGGAAAAGATGAACACCATTTATTGGGTAGGAGTTATGCCATAGGTGAAGCCCCAGGATGTGtgttcctcctgcagcctctgtgccCTCAGCTGCCTGCGTTCTGCTGCTTGGGGTTAgcacagaatagtttgggttgaaagggacctttaaaagtcatctagtccaaccccaAACTGCCAACTTGCTGGAAGAGACCAACTGCAGTGGGGATGACAAGTCTGGTCCCCACATTCCCCCCTTTGCCTTACCTTCTCCTCATCTCCCTTGATGGGGACACCTGCTCAGCAAGAAGGAACCCAAGAGTTGAAgatatttcctgaaaaattaataaatacacaGCTGGAAATACTGCATAGTTCCTTGAATATCCCTGCTTACAGGAAGTTAAGAGATGAAACAActctgaaaataagaaataccAAAAAGGGGATGTTGAAAACGGGATGGAGACTGCCTTTCCCAGAAACAAGAGGCAGTAGTCCAGGTACTCACAGTGTTCTAGAGCATTTGGGAACTTTACATTTATGGTAAATCACTGCCAGCTCAGGCATTTAGGTTATTTGGGAGAGAGCATTATGAAGAACAAGTTGCACAGAGTGAAATGCACGTTGGAATCGTAATGGATTTGAATCGTGGAAGTATGAGCCAGACATGCTAAGAGCCAGCTCTTAATGTCTATCACACCAAACCTGGAATTCTTCCAGAATCCTGACATTATGTTAAGTATTTTGTCAAATCAACATTTAAATCTCACAGGTGGAATTCCTAAAATCCATACTGCTAGCAGATAGTCCTAAACCTCTTTTCATGTGTGAGTTATAGAGGTGCTGAAACCtgaaccaaaccaaaaatcagTACATGACAAGTAATGTTTTAAAGTCAGGCCAAACAAACGTTTATAAGGCTTAATTTGCACATTTATTTAcagtctgaaaacaaaaacatgccCATACAACCTCTGGACATATGGCTGCTTCTGCACACTGAGATATTGAAAGTATATTGGAATTCTATATACACCAACTACACACAAAACAGTCCCgataacagaattaaaaagaaacacttgtACATTTTAACTGAATCTTCTGATCAAATTCATCccaaaaaccaaagcagcaaGTATCTATACAATTACCAACATTTACTAGCTCTAGAGAACTCCAGTGCAAAGCTGTTTGCATTTCTTACTTGTTGCCATCTTGATTCTATAACCTCTGTCCCCAAGCAAAAAACTAGTGGCAATGGGCAAGGATTTCTGAAGGATAAATTAATTGATTAATTGAGATACTCTAAAACATGTACcttcctaaaaagaaaaaattgcctCTTTCCCTGTATTCTTCCAAGATAAAAGTTTCACAAGACATTAACAGCAATAGGCAGATTTTCAAGTATTTGTTACTGGCTGTTGCCCTTGGTGAGAAAGACTTTGGAAGCTGAATTAATACCTCCTAAAGCTGGATGGAAGCTTATTATTGACATCCCTATTCCAAAAGTCCATTCACCCCCACGCCCTGTAATAGTCTTTGAATACAGACCATCTACTTAGATAAAAACAtgcctgagctgcagccagggagcCCCACCCATTTGAATGGGACTATTCACCTGTTCCAAACAGGGCAGGTTCTGTCCAAAATAGAAAGGCCACCTGCAATATCGTAGCCATCTACAGCTATGATAGCAAACTGAGTAGCTACAGTTATTATTGCGTCTTTATGAAGCTTCAACTACAcaaatactattaaaaatacagttaagaCCAGTCATCAcgtttaaatttaaaataaccaCCATCTCTGTTTAAACTTTCCAATTAGCTTTTTTTATTAGTTAAGGTTAACTTCTGTTAAAGACAGCTGcggaaaaataattcaaggaCGAGCCATAATTTGGAAAAAACTTTAAGGTATTAACAAAGagtaagttattttttaaaagcttatgATAGTTTTAGATTAACACCAGCAATAAATGAGTTGCATATTTCTCTATGAATTGCATATTTCTCTATgaatcagttttaaattaagGGCTTACAAAACTTTCTGGAAATAaaccttttttctctctaattttaaaataattcctagCTTTATGTGGTATGCATGTAAGGAGTGGTGAAACTGGTGCATCAGCCACacctggagagagagagagagagagagagagagacagataATTACAGCTGTACTCCACCATTATTTACCTTTCATAACTGttataaaactgaaatgcaaaactaAACCACTAAAACTAAAACCACAGCTTGAGTATCCATGTACAAACCAGTAATTCTAAGAATAAATGTTACATATTTAGACATAAGTTTTTAAAGTGGTAACATTTTTATTCTACTACgtttctttttctaaacaaaCTATAAAGTTGCTCCCTTATGCAAGATACAAGCAGAATGTAGGATGACAAAAACACTTAAAACTCTGGAATTTCCCTCCATTTTATAGAGTTAGAACACTCACCCGCTGGTGCCAAAGATTTCAGCGATTCTAAGAGATGTGGACTAGAAAACTTGACCAAACATCTGAATGGTTCTTTTTTATCCAAAACACCCATTTTAGGATCACTTTTCAACATTGTCTCAAGCTGTTAACACAAAATTTAACCAGTGAGTATAAgcaatgaatatatttttttatatgttatTACACAttacatttaaacatttaaataagaCCATTCCCAATTGGTAACGATTCCAGCCGGAGAAATGTTGTAGTAAAATCTGAGGGTGCCACCATGTGGCAAAGAGTTTTCTGCTGAAAGCAAGAGGCAGCTTGTTCAATAATGTAAAACATTAAGTATCTCTTAGAATTTTCAATTTATCTGTTCATGCAATAAAACCTGTGCATCATCGAGAAGTCAGTTATGGTGTTATACATAGCATAAGCTTTGCATGTACTTAAAATAACCCTAATTTCTCATGCTCCAACACACTGCTGGTCTAAGTCTACCTTTATAACAAAAACAGGTCAAAATGCTGAGTTCACAAGGCTGAAAGACTGAAACACAATTGAAAACTCTGACCAAATTTCAATCTGTTTCTTACAGAGACTTTtaactcatttattttaaaacgTCCTCcttaaagtttaaaaaacccatAGGATTtcttaaatttgaaatttaatcTGACTACCACtacattaaaattacaaaacCCTTAATCAAATTGGTTGCTTTTCCTACCCTGTATTGTGCAAATTCGAGTTTTGGTTGAGGACCACCACCAAAAACTTCCCAGTTCAGTCTGTggattctttctttctcacttctgttttcttgaaCTATCCTTATATCTGCTGCAGGGGAAAAGagtagggaaaagaaaacagtaggGAAAGACAGTGTTGTCAGCTGCTGCAATACTGTTCTTCTGATCAGATTATTCCAATGAAAATTTGAAAGTAATAGTTTTAATGAATTCAgtgcactctttttttttttgataaggCAGTTGTGTCTATTATTTATATCTTCAGTTCTTACCAAGAGAAAAACACAAGCTAATATGAGATACTGGACATtgagtggttttgttttccatgtccCATGCCAGTCATGGGAAATACTGACCTCTCTCAGGGCCAGCCAGTATTAAGGCACCAGGGATGGATAACATAATGGGAATGGAGCATATATACATTTCCTTTTATCAGTCTCATTTCACAAGCCAGCAGGAATGACATATAAACAGCCTTTCCATTCCAAATATACGTACCACTTTCTGATTCTACATTCCCTCCTTGCAGAGGTTTTGCATAGTAAGTTTGGAAGTTCTaaatagagagagagagagagaaaaaagattttagTTCAGTTCTACTTTTAGAACCTCTAGCTGAAAAGAACTTTAATatacttccttttatttctaattcTGCAAGAATGATCTTCCAAATTTTGACCATTACTAGAAGGCTGAAAGCCAAcctacttttgaaaaaaaaagcctgtctTAGGATATTTGTGAACATTTCCCTATTTACCAGTTTTACGTGGATGAGCAAGCTAAGTACCCATTCCAACAGCCTTCAACTCATGGCTCTAGGAAGCCTAATGAAAGGATGCTAAAAATACTTAGGACTGAATTGTTCATATAATTTTTAGTCTGAGTTTAGCCATCAGGAATAACAATAATAAAGAGTATGTGGGACACCAAATAATTACATCCCCATTGCAATGTTACCTTCATGAAAGGCTGTCGACCTCAGTAgttcaatattattttaacttGATGCTCTCTTGGAAAAGGTGATTTTTCCCCCTTGCTAGGGGGTGAGAACTAGGcctgaaacaaaaagcaagacTTATCTTAGGCTTTACTTGTGAAGTGGCTCACCTGGCTATATCTCTTAAACACAATATCTTTAAGGGAGTTTAAAGAATGACTTCGAAGCTCCATTTCACGGATGTCATGGTAATTGGAAGCAACAATCAGggcctttaaataaaaattgaaattgttTTAACATCAGTCTTAATCATCACTGTGTTTGTAGTATGTAAAAAACATAGCATCTCTAGACATTGTGATGTCTTTGTTTCAAGGTAAGCAACTGCCCTTTAACTagcaaaatttaaatatctgaaaaaatgttGCAGAGATTGTTATTAAGCTCAGGTTAATATTTAAAAGCCTTCCCAGTATTAACAAGCTAAATCCCATTGTCttatcagctgaaaaataaacaaacagaatcataaaatatttgaattactACTACAGAAATTTGAGGAAATTTCtaaatagaggaaaaaagacTACCAGAGCTGATCACAAGTTAACAGAAATGAATGGCATTCCCTGACAAGCTCATATGCTTAGTTCTTGAAGTTAACAGTGTTGATATAATATTCTTCAACTTCTGTGAGACAATTTAATGGAATACTGCCCAAGACTTggttaagaaattaaattcaggAGCAGTAAAAATTCcaataaactgaatttattcACAGTGCACCAATCCAAAGGTATGGGTTTTGCCCCATTTTTATCATGagctaaggagaaaaaaaaaaaaggatgcagtTTAGCAAATTATGTTAAGTGAGGAGTCTTTACCCATCCTCTTAAAAGCTAACCCAATTATAGCTCTACATGACTGTGGTGAAGTCAGGGTCTAAGTTTTATTCTGTACCTGACACAGCAGAGGCAAGTTGCTCTTCAGCACTGAGGcagaaatgaagacaaaaggAGTCTGTGAATGGTACACAACATAACTGGGTTTgtactggtttggttttttatatgGTGTTCCCCAGGCAACTCTAATCCAGATTGCATTATCCTCGTATTCCTTAAAGGTGATGGTGACctgatagaaaaagaaaagctttgttttacCAACCCATTTAGGTATCCATAAAGATTTTCTCATCTCTTAACATCCGTGTTCACAAGACCCAAACATAATTTATAGTACCACTActtgaataagaaaaaaacccactagcGTCGTAagaattgtatttaaataaaatttccacagaaaaacaatAACCTCACAAACTGGGATAAAAAGAAGAATCACCTTTCAAACTCTaatattgcttttcttcctgtcagtatacattttcttctgaaggtAGAAAACAGCTTATTACAAAAGCACTGATTTCTCTTTTgggaaaacaacacaaagaTGTCTGTTTAGAAGGAGGGCTAGTAGCAATAATTCCAATATGTCCATTTTTTGAGAAACTAAACTTTTTATCAACTTGTGATTTTAGACCTGAATATAATATTTATCAGTGCTCAAGAATATACAACCAAAAGTCTGAACATTCCCTTTCCTATTCTTGTTGATTTGCTCCTTGTTTACTTTTTGCCTTGATTTAAGAAGGctgactttgaaaaaaaaccaaacagaaaccccaaaaatattgcaaaactTTTCATTATAAGAGTGATGTGAACTGCAGCTGATTGGCTGAGTGTGATTTGTATTTGTTGCCCTCTCCTGTTGTCAGTGGGAACCCACTGGGTGTCAAGGAGTGACACAAGTAATCAGCCAGAGGCATTTTCTATTACCTTGCCCAAATGAAGCTGGTGAGCTAAAGCAACTAAAGGCTCCTGCAGATTGGGCTAAGATTTGATAAAAAACCATGAACATGCTGCCATGAAGCCAGTCACATTTTAAGACAaacttacattttatttccttccagcATAATTGTGAAGTTGCTAAAACAGACATGCAATACATTTTTCCTATGTCACGTGCAGTTCCTATCATTCCCGaatgaaaaattccatttaagtTTAGACTCAAACTGTAAGGGACAGTTATGAAAACAACATACTGACACCAGAGCTGTGAAGCAAATTTGGAATGGATTTATTCTTACATTTTTCAAGGCTGACTGAAGTCTTcctttaaacttttttttgaaaTCTGTTATGTCAAAATATTCCAATTCTTCTCCTGTTACATGAGACAAAAAAACgaggcagaaataaaatttgtgtCTACAAGAAGCAGGTTTAGAGATGTTTTTagttttgctgaaacaaaattaagcagaaaaagtTGAAGCTGCATAACCTTATACAAAGAGCTGCACTTTAATTCTGACCCTTGTTATTGCTATACAGGGAAGAGGTTAATATTTAATTAGTAGTTACTAATATCTAGTATTTGCTTGAGAAGTTAATAGAAAGTATTCTAAAAACATTAGAGATCATCTCAAGTGAAAAATTCATATTAGGCTGCAGTAAAATGTTAATGTCTGTATAGAAAAAATCTAGATGAGACTACATTTGAGTTTAAAATGTAGGATATGAGGCAGCACAACACTAAGTTGCTGAGAATTATGGGATTAGAGCAAGGGAAGACATTTTACCTGATTTTTTCATCTGGTAAACACTCCacattcttttgttttggtagATGTGGTTGTCTAAGAAAAATACGAATTGCTCAATAACACAGTGTATTATCAAACAGTAATTAAAGGAACAAAGAATTTTACAACACTTTTACTTACAGGTtaccttaaaaaatattatttttgataATGCAATATAATGTATTGACATTCTTAAACTACCACTCATAGCAATCATAACAGCAAAAtagtttttttattaaaagagatGTAAAGTTATTTAGTAATTTAGTGAGCAGCTAATAAAGGGCATCCCTGGGGTTCAATGTTTAAGGAATTGTTTTACCTAAACTGCCCAAAACTCAAATGTAAGACATGTAGACTGTTAGAAGAAACCTTGAGATTTCACTGTTGTCTAATCAAGTTGTGAATTAATATTGGAGTTAAGAGTTATATACTTCTGTTGATCTCGAGCTTTTTGTAAAAGAGGTCACATCCAAAAAGATGAATCTAAAACGTGATGTGCTTACCCCACATGCATCTGCACCACACTAGGGTAATTGCTGTGTAATTACAGGCATTATCAACctactcagaaaaaataaatgtcatttaaattcactttttacTTACAAATTATGTCTAGAACAGCTGCTTGTTTTATGTCTGCAGAATTTTCCTGGAAAGAACAAGAACGCATTGTGAACTACAGGTCCAGAATGCTCAATCACACTGTTTAGCAAGTGAAAAATCTCAGTATTGGTAGTTTAAAGGATATTGCATTGAAGCCCATAGCATGTACACTCTCTTTAAAGGCACCACACCTTATCCCAGGTTTTGAGAAATCAATAATGAAAACTATTTCAGCAAGGTTTAAGTGTtcctctgcagaggcagcaagaGGAACATAATCCTTATATGTTCTTATGATGTACAACCAATTAGAAAGAAAGTTAATGGGTATTTGTGACATAATGCAACACTGACTAGTATCTCACTGTCAAGAGTTTTATCATAATTGGCTATTGTTTTTTTTATGCTTTACAgcatgaaaagatttttaagaaactGAATGACAATTTGTTACAGATacaagtatttcagaaaaaaatgttattttaaaatacgACATTTGCTATCTTATGAGAATAACTTAATAGTTTATCTCCTGAAGTTTTATCTACACTACAGGTAATTAATCTTTGAGTAAGAAATTTAAAGGGAATGATACAAAAAGCTGTAGAATTCAAGATATATCAGTAATAACTGTATCTATCAAGGTTATGATATTATATATAAAGACTCCTAGTACACCAAAATCAGatcagataatttttttgcttacaGCATGCTGAATGGAAGTAATTCTGGCCaaggaaacttaaaaaaaaaatatttaaagtctAACAGATACAAACTACTGTTATTACCCATACTAAATAGATTTAAATCAGGACTATGTAATGAGTAGACAACTCAATCAATGCCTTTATTTTACAA
This genomic interval from Corvus cornix cornix isolate S_Up_H32 chromosome 11, ASM73873v5, whole genome shotgun sequence contains the following:
- the CENPN gene encoding centromere protein N isoform X2, producing MDETVAEYIRRTVLKIPRDEIKTVLEKWGFLSEAQLQTLNFHQIKDSISHDVVQLCEENSADIKQAAVLDIIYNHIYQNKRMWSVYQMKKSGEELEYFDITDFKKKFKGRLQSALKNVTITFKEYEDNAIWIRVAWGTPYKKPNQYKPSYVVYHSQTPFVFISASVLKSNLPLLCQALIVASNYHDIREMELRSHSLNSLKDIVFKRYSQNFQTYYAKPLQGGNVESESADIRIVQENRSEKERIHRLNWEVFGGGPQPKLEFAQYRLETMLKSDPKMGVLDKKEPFRCLVKFSSPHLLESLKSLAPAGNIFNSWVPSC
- the CENPN gene encoding centromere protein N isoform X1, coding for MDETVAEYIRRTVLKIPRDEIKTVLEKWGFLSEAQLQTLNFHQIKDSISHDVVQLCEENSADIKQAAVLDIIYNHIYQNKRMWSVYQMKKSGEELEYFDITDFKKKFKGRLQSALKNVTITFKEYEDNAIWIRVAWGTPYKKPNQYKPSYVVYHSQTPFVFISASVLKSNLPLLCQALIVASNYHDIREMELRSHSLNSLKDIVFKRYSQNFQTYYAKPLQGGNVESESADIRIVQENRSEKERIHRLNWEVFGGGPQPKLEFAQYRLETMLKSDPKMGVLDKKEPFRCLVKFSSPHLLESLKSLAPAGVADAPVSPLLTCIPHKARNYFKIREKKGLFPESFVSP